Proteins from a genomic interval of Rhodoflexus caldus:
- a CDS encoding SusD/RagB family nutrient-binding outer membrane lipoprotein — MKRKIFSLIAATALSMSACDFGNTNVNPNSATDAPMNVLLPAAQANLVYGLHGDISQFNSLLVQHLSGAENIYISIGQYDLNANVAARVWNGNLYPGAMQDLSVVIRKSFQENSPHYRGVSRILMANALGQIVDLWNNAPYDEAFRGNDPVNPIFTPRYQPGAVLYDSVNALLNNAINDLNSTTSFRSPGRDDLVYAGNRPNWIRAARSLQARYANHLSKVDPQGSAQRALAAIDAGAITSNAQDARIVFGTAVNTPSPWFAALNSSFGNGFRLSTFMVNLMQSRQDPRLPFYARTTAAGTFVGSPAGGPQNLNASLPGPYFNRPETPANLITYVEVKFIEAEAALRLGNRERAAAAHNEAVRASIAKMTAPIATAGLTTNTAANNAYIATYASETAASISLEKIMTEKYIALFLDPEAWTDWRRMITAQTPGGIPALTIANNSQTFTQGRFPRRWPYPITEVQTNGASVAAAGPASITDLVFWDR; from the coding sequence ATGAAACGCAAGATATTCAGCCTGATTGCCGCAACAGCTCTAAGCATGAGCGCCTGCGACTTCGGCAATACGAACGTCAATCCCAATTCGGCAACCGATGCACCCATGAACGTGCTCTTGCCTGCCGCACAAGCCAACTTGGTATATGGCCTGCACGGCGATATTTCACAGTTTAACAGCCTGCTGGTACAACACCTGTCGGGTGCTGAAAACATTTACATCAGTATCGGGCAGTACGACCTGAATGCCAACGTGGCAGCCCGCGTATGGAACGGCAACCTGTATCCGGGCGCTATGCAAGATTTGAGCGTTGTCATTCGCAAATCGTTCCAAGAAAACTCACCGCACTACCGCGGGGTAAGCCGCATCCTGATGGCCAATGCACTGGGGCAAATAGTGGATTTGTGGAACAATGCGCCATATGATGAAGCCTTCCGCGGCAATGACCCGGTGAACCCTATCTTCACGCCGCGTTATCAGCCCGGTGCGGTGCTGTACGATTCGGTTAATGCACTGCTCAATAATGCGATTAACGACCTGAACAGCACTACAAGTTTTCGCTCGCCGGGGCGAGATGATTTGGTATATGCCGGTAACCGCCCCAACTGGATACGCGCGGCGCGTTCCTTGCAGGCACGCTATGCCAATCACCTAAGCAAAGTAGACCCGCAAGGCTCTGCACAGCGCGCACTGGCTGCCATTGATGCCGGAGCGATTACTTCCAACGCACAAGATGCCCGCATCGTATTCGGTACGGCCGTAAATACACCTTCGCCGTGGTTTGCAGCCCTGAACAGCAGCTTTGGCAACGGCTTCCGCCTTTCCACTTTTATGGTGAATCTGATGCAAAGCCGTCAAGACCCTCGCCTGCCGTTCTATGCACGCACAACAGCAGCAGGTACTTTTGTAGGCTCACCTGCCGGAGGCCCGCAAAACCTGAACGCATCGCTGCCCGGGCCGTATTTTAACCGCCCCGAAACACCCGCCAACCTGATTACTTATGTAGAAGTGAAATTTATTGAAGCAGAAGCCGCTTTGCGATTAGGTAATCGGGAGCGGGCAGCAGCAGCGCACAATGAGGCTGTACGGGCTTCCATCGCCAAAATGACCGCCCCTATTGCCACCGCAGGACTGACCACCAACACAGCAGCCAACAACGCCTACATAGCAACCTATGCCAGCGAAACCGCAGCAAGCATCTCTTTGGAGAAAATCATGACCGAAAAGTACATCGCACTTTTCCTCGACCCCGAAGCATGGACAGACTGGCGCCGCATGATAACCGCACAAACTCCCGGCGGTATCCCTGCCCTTACCATTGCCAATAATTCGCAAACCTTCACGCAAGGGCGCTTCCCGCGTCGCTGGCCGTACCCGATTACAGAGGTGCAGACCAACGGCGCATCCGTAGCAGCGGCCGGCCCTGCCTCCATCACCGACTTGGTGTTCTGGGACAGATAA
- a CDS encoding SH3 domain-containing protein, translating into MQKIIRNIFLIFFVSPVFSGISLGQNTPDKLLNHADSLYAQGKYKEAGIAYRQVLEQHRSYSPQMLAKAAFIAEGTNNYDEALYYLNLLYTRQHSEALYNKITDLAARYELPGYAVADEEFLVLALRRYIYLWGSLLMLMAGLLTWYIFRRYRRKKTFGAVAIVWAIAAASVIYAIQTFLHRQKAIIRSEKAFIMSAPAAGAELMFTAQRGHCFRVTDSRDIWCRVQWNDKTGYVRRNNLWMIE; encoded by the coding sequence ATGCAAAAGATTATCCGAAATATATTTCTTATTTTTTTTGTCAGCCCCGTTTTTTCGGGCATTTCTCTTGGGCAAAACACGCCTGATAAGTTGCTAAACCACGCCGACTCGCTGTATGCACAAGGCAAATACAAGGAGGCAGGCATTGCCTATCGGCAAGTATTGGAGCAGCACCGCAGCTACTCGCCGCAAATGCTTGCCAAAGCGGCCTTTATAGCCGAAGGCACCAACAACTACGATGAGGCTTTGTATTACCTCAACCTGCTTTATACCCGACAGCATAGCGAAGCACTCTATAATAAAATTACCGATTTGGCTGCCCGCTATGAATTGCCGGGCTATGCGGTGGCCGACGAAGAGTTTCTTGTCCTTGCTCTGCGGCGATACATCTACCTATGGGGCAGTTTGCTGATGCTCATGGCAGGTTTGCTGACGTGGTACATATTCCGCAGGTATCGGCGCAAAAAGACTTTTGGGGCAGTAGCTATTGTGTGGGCAATTGCGGCTGCATCTGTTATATATGCCATACAGACCTTTTTACACCGACAAAAAGCAATTATCCGCAGCGAAAAAGCGTTTATAATGAGTGCACCTGCTGCCGGTGCAGAGTTGATGTTTACCGCACAGAGAGGCCATTGTTTCAGAGTAACCGACAGCCGCGACATTTGGTGCCGCGTGCAATGGAACGACAAAACAGGTTATGTGCGCCGCAACAATTTATGGATGATAGAATAA